The Hyperthermus butylicus DSM 5456 genome includes a region encoding these proteins:
- a CDS encoding KEOPS complex subunit Pcc1 has protein sequence MQQAASKARIRVTLTIHGVERSVAEAAIEALKPDDETAPSWMRINESYDDEGLHITVEADVDNPRKLGSIRSTVDEMLEFLYALLKTLEATAKTLKEPGQQHGRLGGTG, from the coding sequence ATGCAGCAAGCTGCTAGCAAAGCCCGGATAAGGGTAACATTAACGATACATGGTGTTGAGAGGAGTGTTGCGGAAGCTGCTATAGAAGCACTTAAGCCGGATGACGAGACGGCGCCAAGCTGGATGAGAATAAACGAATCCTATGACGATGAGGGGCTTCATATAACCGTAGAGGCTGATGTTGACAACCCTAGGAAACTTGGCTCCATAAGGAGCACTGTGGACGAGATGCTGGAGTTTCTCTACGCCCTCCTCAAAACACTTGAAGCTACTGCTAAGACTTTAAAGGAGCCGGGCCAGCAACACGGCAGGCTCGGGGGTACCGGGTAA
- a CDS encoding SPOUT family RNA methylase codes for MSSGAGGRCDYILVKTVLGMERVAASYIAEIDPGAEVIPAPRGFKGLVLVRPSRDKYKVAEELEKRIPEAEKIVVIEGCAPADPREIARVAAELAPQYISSNETFAVRTVRRGRHNFTSIDVNVVVGDAVRRATGARVNLRFPDKVVAVEIIADRAFIAFYPGSKEWKKMRPGKYPVYKLLRRIAIVQMPYLGPLDACKTMGVRIGREVQNFEVGELVIAPIGLVDALQLKTFLEGVFEGIESRYQVQVKSYGRQVYKVPVYVQDLYQLVRSRFNEPIIVFEPEGDPVSKRAKDLYELLRSGRRVNMLFGSREGIPEGVYRFANLVLDFAPGVTLSTEYAAAAAVIAVVSVVHDYFASEEEES; via the coding sequence TTGTCTAGCGGCGCTGGCGGCCGGTGTGACTACATTCTTGTAAAAACTGTGCTTGGTATGGAGCGCGTAGCAGCGAGCTATATAGCCGAGATTGATCCGGGTGCAGAGGTTATACCTGCGCCGCGTGGGTTTAAGGGCCTGGTTCTGGTTAGGCCTTCCCGCGACAAGTACAAGGTGGCTGAGGAGTTAGAGAAGCGTATTCCAGAGGCAGAGAAGATCGTCGTCATTGAAGGGTGTGCGCCTGCGGATCCCCGTGAGATTGCTAGGGTTGCAGCGGAGCTAGCGCCGCAGTACATCTCTAGCAATGAAACCTTTGCTGTTCGGACTGTTAGGCGTGGGCGCCACAACTTTACAAGCATAGACGTAAACGTGGTCGTGGGCGATGCTGTTAGGAGGGCTACTGGTGCACGGGTAAACCTGAGGTTTCCCGACAAGGTTGTTGCTGTTGAGATAATTGCTGACCGGGCATTCATAGCCTTCTATCCCGGCTCCAAGGAGTGGAAGAAGATGCGGCCAGGCAAGTATCCCGTCTACAAGCTGCTGCGCCGCATAGCTATAGTGCAGATGCCTTACCTAGGCCCTCTCGATGCTTGCAAGACGATGGGTGTGAGGATAGGTAGAGAGGTGCAGAACTTCGAGGTGGGAGAACTCGTCATAGCTCCTATAGGGCTTGTTGATGCGCTCCAGCTCAAAACATTCCTTGAAGGAGTTTTCGAGGGTATCGAGTCTAGGTACCAGGTGCAAGTGAAGAGCTATGGTAGACAAGTATACAAGGTCCCCGTCTATGTACAGGATCTATACCAGCTTGTTAGGAGCCGCTTCAACGAACCCATAATAGTCTTCGAGCCTGAGGGAGATCCGGTCTCGAAGCGGGCCAAGGACCTCTACGAGCTTCTCCGTAGTGGCCGTCGGGTAAACATGTTGTTTGGGTCTAGGGAGGGCATACCTGAGGGTGTATACCGCTTTGCAAACCTCGTACTAGACTTTGCGCCGGGCGTAACCCTCTCGACAGAATACGCTGCTGCTGCGGCAGTCATAGCTGTCGTAAGTGTTGTCCATGACTATTTTGCCTCTGAGGAGGAAGAATCTTAG
- a CDS encoding 30S ribosomal protein S3ae, translated as MSRRAVSIRDKWRLKKWYEVIAPPVFGNVVLGTTPADDPRKLIGRVMETTLYDITGDFSLVHVHLFFQIVDVDEENLKAYTRFKGHELARDYMKSLIRRKSSKIQGIFNVQTKDGYGLRITGVVLTTYRCKTSQKRAIRKIMGEIITKRAAEMTLDELIKAMLFGQLANEIFEAAKKIYPLRKVEIYKSKLLTVPGPDGKPQPAVVVSPLMYEVR; from the coding sequence ATGAGTCGTAGGGCGGTTAGCATCCGCGACAAGTGGAGGCTCAAGAAGTGGTATGAGGTTATAGCACCGCCCGTGTTTGGTAACGTAGTGTTGGGTACCACGCCAGCTGACGATCCAAGAAAGCTGATAGGCAGGGTTATGGAGACGACGCTATACGACATAACCGGCGACTTCTCGCTAGTACATGTCCACCTCTTCTTCCAGATTGTAGATGTCGATGAGGAGAACTTGAAAGCCTACACGAGGTTTAAGGGTCACGAGCTGGCAAGGGACTACATGAAGAGCCTCATAAGGAGGAAGAGTAGCAAGATACAGGGTATATTCAACGTGCAGACCAAGGATGGCTATGGGCTGAGGATAACCGGTGTAGTACTCACAACCTACAGGTGTAAGACAAGCCAGAAGAGGGCTATACGTAAGATAATGGGTGAGATAATAACCAAGCGGGCAGCCGAGATGACACTAGACGAACTCATAAAAGCAATGCTCTTCGGCCAGTTAGCCAACGAGATATTCGAGGCAGCAAAGAAGATCTATCCGCTAAGAAAGGTCGAGATATACAAGTCAAAGCTACTCACGGTACCCGGACCAGACGGCAAACCACAGCCAGCAGTAGTAGTATCACCACTAATGTACGAAGTCCGCTAG
- a CDS encoding chloride channel protein: MRRLRIPSLEKWVMLGTLVGVVSGLAGTLLTVGIEVIAELFAEYSGIDLIKGEVSEPSLVLPLLVALGGLASGLLTYMFAPEAEGHGTDSVLEAFHWRGAFIRPRVPLVKLAASSALIGLGGSAGKEGPIALIGAGFGSVLADILHLTRNERRLLVLAGVAGGISAVFRAPLGAMLFALEVPYKRDMEVEAILPLGVASIVAYVASVTILGSGRLLWLPEVGLQSSLELVLYAVLGIVAGLVAKVYVRLFYEIRDAFKVLPIPVMLKPALGGLVAGFIGLLLPHTLGQGYPFLERALLGKLALPVIVAAIIGKMLTNAFSIASGGSGGVFAPSLFIGGMLGAAFAQLYTDNPATIASFSVVGMAAFFAAAGKVPFTSIIIVSEITRGYELIVPSVVAVTLSYVVSGQDSIYEKQVNTRADSPYFLRELGERLLRQIKVRDIMTRSVVVVRPDDPLKRVIELTAETHHTGFPVVVDGRVVGMITLSDVLRYRHSELGKVKVKEAMTRSVIAVLPDDSLADALRKMLRYGIGRLPVVENYESMKLIGIITKKDIVRAYETIRSIP; this comes from the coding sequence ATGAGGAGGCTTCGTATACCCTCACTCGAAAAGTGGGTTATGCTAGGTACACTTGTCGGCGTAGTCTCAGGGCTTGCGGGTACACTCTTAACGGTTGGTATCGAGGTTATAGCAGAGCTATTCGCGGAATATAGTGGTATAGACCTCATAAAGGGTGAGGTTTCGGAGCCATCACTGGTACTGCCGTTACTGGTGGCCCTTGGCGGGCTAGCCTCCGGCTTGCTGACATACATGTTTGCACCTGAAGCAGAGGGTCATGGCACGGACTCGGTGCTGGAGGCGTTCCATTGGCGTGGCGCGTTTATAAGGCCACGGGTGCCACTGGTTAAGCTTGCTGCATCCTCGGCCCTCATAGGCCTTGGTGGGAGTGCAGGGAAGGAGGGTCCAATAGCGCTCATAGGGGCTGGATTCGGCAGTGTATTGGCAGACATACTCCATCTTACGAGGAATGAGCGTCGCCTATTAGTCCTTGCAGGTGTTGCAGGTGGAATTAGTGCCGTTTTCCGGGCTCCACTAGGTGCAATGCTGTTCGCTCTAGAGGTACCCTATAAGCGTGACATGGAGGTAGAAGCTATTCTTCCCCTGGGAGTGGCATCCATAGTAGCCTACGTGGCCTCGGTTACAATTCTCGGGTCGGGGCGGCTCCTATGGCTTCCCGAGGTCGGACTCCAAAGCTCTCTCGAACTAGTCCTCTATGCGGTTCTCGGTATAGTTGCAGGTCTCGTTGCAAAAGTATACGTTAGGCTCTTCTACGAAATACGTGACGCCTTCAAGGTGCTGCCAATACCTGTCATGTTGAAGCCGGCTCTTGGCGGGCTTGTAGCCGGGTTTATAGGGCTGCTATTGCCCCATACACTAGGCCAAGGCTATCCGTTTCTCGAAAGAGCATTGCTAGGCAAGCTAGCTTTACCAGTTATTGTAGCTGCGATAATAGGCAAGATGCTCACCAATGCGTTTAGCATAGCTTCTGGTGGCTCTGGAGGAGTGTTTGCCCCCTCACTCTTCATAGGCGGTATGCTCGGAGCTGCATTCGCGCAACTATACACGGACAATCCAGCCACGATAGCATCGTTCTCCGTGGTCGGCATGGCTGCGTTCTTTGCTGCTGCTGGCAAGGTGCCCTTTACATCGATCATAATAGTCTCCGAGATAACAAGAGGCTACGAGCTAATAGTGCCATCGGTCGTAGCTGTAACACTCTCCTATGTCGTCTCTGGCCAGGACTCGATATACGAGAAGCAGGTTAACACGCGTGCCGACTCTCCCTACTTCCTACGAGAGCTGGGTGAAAGGCTGCTAAGGCAGATCAAGGTCCGTGATATAATGACGAGAAGCGTTGTCGTGGTGAGGCCCGACGATCCATTGAAGCGTGTAATAGAGCTAACAGCCGAGACACACCATACAGGATTCCCTGTAGTTGTTGACGGTAGAGTTGTTGGCATGATAACTCTGAGTGACGTCCTACGCTATCGGCATAGTGAACTCGGAAAAGTAAAGGTCAAAGAAGCTATGACTAGAAGCGTCATCGCAGTTCTGCCCGACGACTCGCTAGCAGATGCGCTTAGGAAAATGCTACGCTACGGTATCGGCAGGCTACCTGTTGTAGAGAACTACGAGTCCATGAAGCTTATCGGGATAATAACCAAGAAGGATATTGTCAGAGCATATGAGACTATAAGATCCATACCATAG